One genomic segment of Plasmodium vivax chromosome 9, whole genome shotgun sequence includes these proteins:
- a CDS encoding Protein kinase domain containing protein (encoded by transcript PVX_092865A) yields the protein MDFPDIKKNPKPLNNNSKDNPEFADNYYKRSYIKGRKNEEVKIGSNLSTNNDVLQLPSVLHNQIRIIRTNDSCFKDYVVLNNLGKGTYAQVWKVKHKITNEIFAAKLLQPNQFPKESFNRIVEMFTKEIINLSICQCPGVIKLHKVIGGKEGWILIQDYANDGTLWKENLSSNMTEAFLYFIQLLQGMWYIQDMNIVHRDLKPTNILRYDNKRIVIADFGWSEHIDSCNLHPTEWPGTLEINPPEVLRNTGPMTEKIDNYALGMNMILFISGRFVCRQKGIECSKVAQTILKTVHNLRHSKPPSRFRENLKAWDLFVKLTSSNPSERLSLQNVLDHPWVTEMLNNFSLQNSKFLWHEKVKSRWIYLLSNNWNFFKNISSISPSGISGVSGVSGVSGVSGVSGVSGVSGVSGVSGVSGVSGVSGVSGVSGVSGANTAGAPGATHAVYSPNAVNAVSPSTSEKRKQNGEVDKEDASPSKANNKATVVMDADTPKDKSSNNKYSHACLKNDYEILYYMMKNNFKNRINCCSVKKSEPSTCRSNDSRTKQSRDSRSAVKTDQSTVSSRYNNDRLLNGGAIGAASAPSLHNNNHAAHGNADASHGSPAVYLEDAKKDNFLVINDGEGKANKENEAIVINDEEDDEGGDGGEGGEADEADEADAADGAAKAAKADGLRDNRALHNNYMRKKKHAPHRDSLGEESKNGKASQVSHASQLGKAKNTCHEVCNGGQDDEFLKQQERDIERGLTDGEEAEEGGDAEEEEEDEDDEDDEDEDDEDDEEEDDEEDDDDEEEEEEEEDHHQDHRSKGEHTRNRTLDGKNKQVAYMKNGKNNNHLNGVREKCYGRSETYDDFLNYKSKKNAHRYVDPVEVIPNGNGKSGKKGMTPNEDSPFQERNRNVTINASDEKEQASCSKCKNALDSKASKWFFAEKDQQTQTEQSVSYTKKTTTHLGNFQDALLTFSESKNLRLSKGQMKGDLAEKICRRGSTGNVRSSHKGDELNGVNAEERTDREDRPCKYEGTRERGALDLEDPPPRGNKWMQGGDSPRDGHALEGEDDDDEEEEEEEEEEEEEEEEEEEEEDEEDAEEGEHYDEEDDDEDDDDDENDGDDEDENYIKIYANNFNISKSGKHRKSVKQKESFSNKVNSILENSKELKKKLKKNLTSLYEMGLNEGGGGGVGGGQIVGAHEQKRYQLDPPHKERVGTLNGIRSGSRSGSRVQVSLDQEKVAKLGDQMGINIGSKMDIKMDSKMDGKGDIKMDGKMGKHIHDENTLSKKKKMGNNSFLGAEGNTDEEGHYDCEEGPAKGENHTIAERTNGRHMDSLHNNQEPFDCPPHLRGYFNKASASAASAASTASDIYGKMDKPGDLPRSLIDSCVRYMEDSRVKNSHPDRFACYAEGESVGDKDKKNHPFRAGRSGDMEKVSSKLPMKEGEQLNPTNWEIFPNNDQTRECVNVHMNSGKDNDDKRQRIGNKKGTSIEAMARVPSKSDLSNYSITHRGSNNGMNYEYENGFSSILNKKKLHRENHLHSEVEAPTSRYVEQMKATTKDGKNNKQMPINNLFPDDIVRSATAKQCDDRADKNEKSFSSNNDPSTHMSDEPTSSNDMEDIIINNFMNNTKGGANSDGRGKPTGGYPTGGYPTGGHQAGGHLEHFDGAGNYNPSSGNARHHHFSSKESYSKNKQYYPTNNLIKLAERKNDGDPQSGSFSCVANYETSYEENDCNSSSRSVDKSEHSGFIRMLRALGGEEHYGNGMSSTGSAHGRGIRSGNGSGTRSGNGSGAPSDHRNDNRSRNPFVAGKERYEDPLLGDPPQEGKAPSGKKAFKAAGKDRHSVNLQMEGKAANQSAPNQGALKQGSLNQGALNQGAPPHCGAGGSKTFDEVRRAQAVSTHAYLEGGGKGGQTRSDNRSDNRSDTRSDTRSDTRSDNRRDSRGDSRSGGVHDRKPSAFLHPSSYTKATIRLDETIRDNFNKTSSSSTYDYSDFDFHCSSNKDNIVDSFNTEYKLTTTREKAVMQRQKQGEKPGEKQEEKQERLCYHQTGARFQVPN from the coding sequence ATGGATTTTCCGGATATCAAAAAGAACCCTAAACCGTTGAACAATAACAGCAAAGACAACCCCGAATTTGCTGATAATTACTACAAACGGAGTTAcataaaagggagaaaaaatgaagaagtcaAAATAGGCTCAAACCTGTCTACGAACAATGACGTTTTACAGCTACCCAGCGTGCTACATAACCAAATTAGGATAATACGGACAAATGACAGCTGCTTTAAGGATTATGTCGTCTTGAACAACCTAGGAAAGGGAACGTACGCACAAGTATGGAAGGTCAAACATAAAATTACGAACGAAATATTTGCAGCCAAGTTGCTACAACCAAATCAATTCCCCAAGGAGTCATTTAATCGAATTGTTGAAATGTTTacaaaagaaataattaacCTATCCATATGTCAATGTCCAGGGGTGATCAAATTACATAAAGTGATAGGAGGGAAAGAAGGATGGATACTAATACAAGACTATGCAAATGATGGGACCTTGTGGAAGGAGAACTTATCTAGCAATATGACTGAAGCTTTTCTCTATTTCATTCAACTGTTACAAGGCATGTGGTACATCCAAGACATGAACATCGTCCACAGGGATTTAAAGccaacaaatattttaaggtACGATAATAAAAGGATAGTCATAGCTGACTTTGGATGGTCAGAACATATCGACTCTTGCAATTTACACCCCACGGAGTGGCCAGGGACGTTAGAAATTAACCCCCCAGAGGTACTCAGAAATACGGGACCCATGacggaaaaaattgacaactACGCCCTTGGGATGAACATgattttattcatttcggGCAGATTCGTCTGTAGACAAAAGGGAATCGAATGTTCAAAGGTAGCACAAACTATTTTGAAAACTGTGCATAATTTGAGGCACTCCAAACCTCCTAGTAGATTTAGGGAAAACCTAAAAGCGTGGGACTTGTTCGTCAAGTTGACTTCCTCCAACCCCAGTGAGCGACTAAGCCTGCAGAATGTGCTGGACCACCCCTGGGTGACGGAGATGCTGAACAATTTTAGCCTGCAGAATTCGAAGTTCCTGTGGCATGAGAAGGTTAAGAGCAGGTGGATCTACCTCCTCTCGAATAACTGGAACTTTTTCAAGAACATTTCCTCCATCTCGCCGAGCGGTATTAGCGGTGTGAGTGGTGTGAGTGGTGTGAGtggtgttagcggtgtgAGTGGTGTGAGTGGTGTGAGtggtgttagcggtgtgagtggtgttagcggtgtgagcggtgttagcggcgtgagcggtgttagcggcgtgaGCGGGGCGAATACGGCGGGCGCTCCCGGTGCAACCCACGCGGTCTACTCACCCAACGCAGTCAACGCCGTTTCCCCCAGCAcgagcgaaaaaaggaagcaaaacggCGAAGTAGACAAGGAGGACGCTTCCCCTTCGAAGGCAAACAACAAGGCAACCGTCGTCATGGACGCAGACACCCCCAAAGACAAAAGTAGTAACAATAAATATTCGCACGCCTGCCTCAAAAACGACTACGAGATCCTGTACTACATGATgaagaataattttaaaaatagaatcAACTGTTGCTCCGTGAAGAAGAGCGAACCCAGCACCTGCAGGAGTAATGACAGCAGAACGAAGCAAAGTAGAGATTCCAGGAGTGCCGTCAAAACGGACCAGAGCACAGTCAGCAGCAGATACAATAATGATAGGCTCTTGAATGGGGGGGCGATTGGCGCAGCTTCTGCCCCCTCTCTCCACAATAACAACCACGCTGCACATGGCAATGCCGACGCTTCGCATGGATCCCCAGCTGTGTATCTGGAAGACGCCAAGAAGGATAACTTTCTGGTCATCAACGATGGTGAGGGAAAGGCGAACAAGGAAAATGAAGCTATCGTGATAaacgacgaggaggacgacgagggGGGGGACGGAGGTGAGGGAGGCGAAGCAgacgaagcagacgaagcAGATGCAGCAGATGGAGCAGCTAAAGCAGCTAAAGCGGATGGCCTGAGGGACAACCGCGCTCTGCACAACAATTACATGCGAAAGAAGAAACACGCACCTCATCGGGACAGCCTCGGGGAAGAATCGAAGAATGGCAAAGCTAGCCAAGTCAGTCATGCCAGCCAACTCGGCAAGGCGAAAAACACTTGCCACGAAGTGTGTAACGGGGGCCAGGATGACGAGTTCCTGAAGCAGCAGGAGCGAGACATCGAGCGCGGGCTCACCgacggggaagaagcggaggagggaggcgatgcggaggaggaagaggaagacgaggatgatgaggatgatgaggatgaagatgatgaggatgacgaggaggaggatgacgaggaggatgatgatgacgaagaggaggaagaagaggaggaggaccaCCATCAAGACCACCGCAGCAAAGGTGAGCACACCCGCAACCGCACACTGGACGGCAAAAATAAGCAAGTTGCCTACAtgaaaaacgggaaaaataataaccacCTGAATGGCGTACGGGAAAAGTGCTACGGCAGGAGCGAAACCTACGatgattttttaaactaCAAGAGCAAGAAGAATGCGCATAGGTATGTAGACCCCGTAGAGGTGATCCCCAATGGAAATGGCAAAAGTGGTAAGAAGGGAATGACCCCAAACGAGGATTCCCCTTTTCAGGAAAGAAACCGTAATGTTACCATTAACGCATCGGATGAGAAGGAACAGGCGAGTTGCTCAAAATGCAAAAACGCATTAGACAGCAAAGCATCGAAATGGttttttgcagaaaaggATCAACAGACACAAACGGAGCAGTCAGTGAGTTATACAAAGAAGACGACGACCCATCTGGGGAACTTTCAAGACGCGCTCCTCACCTTTAGTGAGTCAAAAAATCTGAGATTATCGAAGGGCCAAATGAAGGGCGACTTGGCGGAAAAAATCTGCAGGAGAGGCAGCACTGGGAATGTGAGAAGCTCGCACAAGGGGGATGAACTCAATGGGGTGAACGCAGAGGAGAGAACGGATAGGGAGGACAGGCCATGCAAATATGAGGGAACGCGCGAAAGGGGGGCGCTGGACCTGGAAGACCCCCCACCCCGCGGGAACAAGTGgatgcaggggggggactcGCCGCGAGATGGGCACGCGCTGGAGGGCGAagatgacgacgatgaggaggaggaggaggaggaggaggaggaggaggaggaggaggaggaggaagaagaagaagaagatgaagaggacgccgaggagggggagcactacgatgaggaggatgacgacgaggacgacgacgacgatgagAACGATGGCGACGATGAGGACGAAAATTACATCAAAATTTACGCCAACAACTTCAACATCAGCAAATCGGGGAAGCACAGAAAGAGCGTCAAGCAGAAGGAGTCCTTTTCGAACAAAGTCAATTCAATATTGGAGAATTCGAaggagctaaaaaaaaagttaaaaaagaacTTAACCAGTTTGTACGAAATGGGTTTAAACGAAGGAGGGGGTGGAGGTGTAGGAGGGGGCCAGATCGTCGGCGCGCATGAACAGAAGCGTTACCAGCTGGACCCCCCTCATAAAGAAAGGGTCGGCACCCTGAACGGAATTCGCAGCGGCAGCCGAAGTGGCAGTCGTGTCCAAGTCAGCCTCGATCAGGAAAAGGTCGCAAAGTTGGGGGACCAAATGGGCATCAACAttggcagcaaaatggacatCAAAATGGACAGCAAAATGGACGGCAAAGGGGACATCAAAATGGacggcaaaatggggaagcacATCCATGATGAGAACACCTTgtcgaaaaagaaaaaaatgggcaacaATTCTTTCCTAGGAGCGGAAGGTAACACTGATGAGGAGGGGCACTACGACTGTGAGGAGGGGccggcaaagggggaaaatcacACCATTGCAGAGAGAACAAATGGGCGCCACATGGACAGCTTACATAATAACCAGGAGCCATTTGActgccccccccatttgaggGGCTACTTCAACAAGGCCTCTGCTTCCGCTGCATCGGCTGCATCCACCGCGTCAGATATTTATGGGAAGATGGACAAGCCGGGCGACCTCCCCCGAAGCCTCATAGACAGCTGCGTCAGGTATATGGAAGACTCGCGAGTGAAAAATAGCCATCCCGACCGCTTTGCCTGCTATGCGGAAGGGGAAAGTGTAGGAGATAAGGATAAGAAGAACCACCCGTTTCGAGCTGGCAGAAGCGGTGACATGGAAAAAGTGAGCAGTAAGTTGCCGATGAAAGAGGGCGAACAGTTGAACCCAACAAATTGGGAAATATTTCCAAATAACGATCAAACGAGAGAATGCGTAAATGTTCACATGAATAGTGGCAAGGATAATGATGATAAGAGGCAACGTATTGGcaataaaaagggaacatcCATCGAGGCAATGGCGAGGGTGCCGTCCAAAAGTGACCTCTCCAATTATAGCATTACCCACCGTGGTAGTAACAACGGGATGAATTACGAATATGAAAATGGCttctcttccattttgaacaaaaaaaaattgcaccgGGAAAATCACCTCCACAGTGAGGTAGAGGCACCCACCAGTCGTTACGTCGAACAAATGAAGGCTACTACCAAAGATGGGAAGAACAACAAACAGATGCCCATCAACAACCTCTTTCCAGACGACATCGTAAGAAGTGCAACTGCCAAACAGTGTGATGACCGAGcagataaaaatgaaaagagctTCTCCTCCAATAATGACCCCTCCACCCATATGTCAGACGAACCCACTAGCAGCAACGATATGGAggatattataattaataattttatgaataacaCGAAAGGGGGGGCGAATAGTGATGGAAGGGGGAAACCGACGGGGGGGTATCCAACGGGGGGGTATCCAACGGGGGGTCATCAAGCGGGAGGCCACCTGGAGCACTTCGATGGAGCAGGAAATTACAACCCCTCCAGCGGAAACGCAAGGCATCACCACTTTTCCAGTAAAGAGAGCTACAGCAAAAATAAGCAGTACTACCCAACCAATAATTTGATAAAGTTAGCCGAACGCAAGAATGACGGTGACCCACAAAGTGGCAGCTTCTCCTGCGTGGCGAATTACGAAACTAGCTACGAGGAGAATGACTGCAatagcagcagcaggagcgTGGACAAGAGCGAGCATTCGGGCTTTATTCGAATGTTGAGAGCCTTGGGCGGGGAGGAGCACTACGGCAACGGGATGAGCAGCACGGGCAGCGCCCACGGGAGGGGCATTCGAAGTGGCAACGGGAGCGGCACCCGAAGTGGCAACGGAAGCGGCGCCCCAAGTGACCACCGCAATGACAACCGCAGTCGGAACCCATTTGTGGCGGGCAAGGAGCGGTACGAGGACCCACTGCTaggggaccccccccaggaggggAAAGCACCGAGCGGCAAAAAGGCGTTCAAGGCGGCGGGGAAAGACAGACATTCAGTGAACCTGCAAATGGAAGGTAAGGCAGCCAACCAGAGTGCGCCTAACCAGGGTGCGCTCAAGCAGGGTTCTCTCAACCAAGGTGCGCTTAACCAGGGAGCTCCCCCGCATTGCGGCGCTGGGGGGAGTAAAACCTTCGACGAAGTGCGCCGCGCCCAGGCCGTCAGTACGCATGCCTACTTGGAGGGCGGCGGAAAGGGAGGCCAAACCCGCAGCGATAATCGCAGCGATAATAGGAGCGATACTCGAAGCGATACTCGAAGCGATACTCGAAGTGATAATCGAAGGGACAGCCGAGGGGACAGCCGAAGCGGAGGTGTGCACGACCGCAAGCCCAGCGCGTTCCTCCACCCAAGCAGCTACACCAAGGCGACCATACGGCTCGACGAAACGATTCGAGATAACTTTAACAAGACGTCCAGCTCCTCCACATACGACTACAGCGATTTTGATTTCCATTGCTCATCCAACAAGGATAACATCGTAGACTCTTTCAACACAGAATATAAGTTAACCACGACGAGGGAGAAGGCTGTTATGCAAAGGCAGaagcagggggagaagccgggggagaagcaggaggagaagcaggaaAGGCTCTGCTACCACCAAACGGGCGCCAGGTTCCAGGTGCCCAATTAA